The Candidatus Babeliales bacterium genomic sequence ACCTTATTATAACAAAGTAAAGTTATAGTGACTGTTAGATTACGTATAGCTCAAAGTGGACTGCGTGTATCATTAATATGACGTTACAGATAAACTTTTTGCATATTTCAATTATAAACTCTTTGCAACTTTTTTCAAGAAAATTAAAAAATCCTATTCAGAGCAACCATATCCCGATATTTTGACGTAGACTTGTTGATAGCAACATGCTAGTTTGGTACCATTCATTTTTCACTGATTTCGTATTTTTCATAACACTATTTTTACCATAGGGTCCTTATGATAGCAGCTGTTTTGTCCCAAATTTCATCAATTTTTTTAAGCCTTATTGGAATCTCGTTTATCATAGTATTTCATGAATTTGGTCATTATATTTTCTGTAAGCTATTCAACGTTTACACCCCAACCTTTTCTATTGGAATCGGTAAAGTTCTATATTCAAAAAAAATTGGTGATACAAATTTTTGCATTTCAGCTGGGCCTATTGGTGGTTATGTTGAAGTAGCGTCTGAAAAGGGCATCAACGGCTCTTTAGGGTTTAATCAAATTCCGTACTACCAAAAAGTTCTCATGATGCTTGGTGGCATCCTTTTTAACTTTATATTGACCTATGTCTTATTTGTAGGTCTTTTTTTCACAGGAATGCCAGATTCTGGCGCTGCTCCTTATGAAGTCAACACATCTATCATCTCTACAATCCCTGCAGAATCTATAAACGCTGATCTTTTGCAAAAAAACGATCGAATCGTTTCAGTCAACCACCAAGATATTCACAATGATGTAGCTGTCGCTCGTAAAATCGTAGCTGATCAACTAGCCATCAATGCTATTGATATTCCCGTTGAAATTGACCGTTCAGGCCAAACTATGGATATGACGCTTCATCTTAAAGGAGCAAAAACTTCTCCTTCAATATCAAAGCAGCTTGATATTGTATTTCAGCCCAAACCAGCTTTATCTCTAAAAAACTCAATAATTCAAGCCTATGTTGCGACCGGATTTTATCTATCTGCAATCGTTAAAGGTCTCAAAGATATGGTTTACGCTCGCAATACCAAAGGGCTCGTCGGTCCTTTAATGGCAGTTGCCGTAAGCAGCAAAAGCGCTCAAAAAGGATTTTCTTCCCTACTGTTCCTTTTAGCGATCATCAGCATCAATCTTGGATTTATGAACTTACTACCGTTGCCAATCTTTGATGGTGGACAATTTGTTATTTTTACCATTGAAGCAATAACTCGCAAAGAACTTTCAGAAAGAGTTCGACACTACATTGGGGTAAGCTCATGGGTTCTTGCAATCGGACTTCTCGTCATCTTTACGATTCGCGATCTTTATACCCTTATCTTTTAAAGTAAGCAAAAACAAATCAAAAAAATAATCATTAAAAAAAGCCCCTTTTTCAAGGGGCTTTTTCTTTTAACTTCAACAAACCGTTGAGGTTGAATTTTTATTTTGTAATTTGAGCTATGTGTGGATGCTCATTACCTGCATACACTTTTAACTTTTTCAAAATTGAACGGCTCAATGAGCTTTTGTTTGTATTTGGAAGCATTCTTTTTACAGCTAATTCAAATACTTTTTCAGGTGTTTTTTTCATCATTTCACGAGCAGTTTTGACTTTTTTACCACCTTGGTAACCGCTATAGGTAACATATTCTTTACCGTCAAGCTTGTTACCAGTAAGCACTATGTGAGATGCGTTAATGATAACTACATAGTCACCGCTATCTGTGTGTGAAGTAAATTCTGGTTGGTCTTTACCGCGCAAAATGTCTGCAACTTGAGTAGCTAAGCGGCCTAATACTTTTCCCTTTGCGTCAATTAAACGCCATTGAGGGTTCGCATCTTCTTTTCTGAGAAAAAATGCTTTGTTCATATCCATAGTAAAACCTTACTTGATGAT encodes the following:
- the rplM gene encoding 50S ribosomal protein L13 gives rise to the protein MNKAFFLRKEDANPQWRLIDAKGKVLGRLATQVADILRGKDQPEFTSHTDSGDYVVIINASHIVLTGNKLDGKEYVTYSGYQGGKKVKTAREMMKKTPEKVFELAVKRMLPNTNKSSLSRSILKKLKVYAGNEHPHIAQITK
- a CDS encoding M50 family metallopeptidase; the encoded protein is MIAAVLSQISSIFLSLIGISFIIVFHEFGHYIFCKLFNVYTPTFSIGIGKVLYSKKIGDTNFCISAGPIGGYVEVASEKGINGSLGFNQIPYYQKVLMMLGGILFNFILTYVLFVGLFFTGMPDSGAAPYEVNTSIISTIPAESINADLLQKNDRIVSVNHQDIHNDVAVARKIVADQLAINAIDIPVEIDRSGQTMDMTLHLKGAKTSPSISKQLDIVFQPKPALSLKNSIIQAYVATGFYLSAIVKGLKDMVYARNTKGLVGPLMAVAVSSKSAQKGFSSLLFLLAIISINLGFMNLLPLPIFDGGQFVIFTIEAITRKELSERVRHYIGVSSWVLAIGLLVIFTIRDLYTLIF